In Mastacembelus armatus chromosome 5, fMasArm1.2, whole genome shotgun sequence, a single genomic region encodes these proteins:
- the LOC113130544 gene encoding neogenin-like, protein MELLAVVCLCLLTWSGTTFAAGNGPDVIKMVVKEGDDAILPCSLSTRENIVQELFDWKRDGQKEVFMYDDGDQYNNGRTGQDEQFRGRVSHFPDQLQFGDASIVIRNTKVTDSGNYTCDFPRLQPIRRGLIELVVDPVLKDRTEENIPGASPKPSIITLNQTKDWALLQCEVQGASPKPQLQWQDSGGNMVPAKDPQVTDRGGSYDIILQTTVTKTDHYRCVATQEEINHQVHAETFVHLNGAAPKPSITTLGETKYGVQIKCEVQGASPKPQLQWQDSGGNMVPAKDPQVTDRGGSYDIILQTTVTKTDHYRCVATQEEINHQVYAETYVPVHAPETPTGWIVGPVLGAFLVVVGAVVLLVLVKKGRIKLISEKGSSAQSERNSLKDPNSSEQQNNQDI, encoded by the exons ATGGAGCTTCTTGCTGTCgtgtgtctctgcctcctgacCTGGTCTGGAACAACGTTTGCTGCTGGAAACG gACCAGACGTCATCAAGATGGTGGTGAAAGAAGGAGATGACGCCATCTTACCCTGTTCCCTCAGCACCAGGGAGAACATTGTCCAAGAACTCTTTGACTGGAAGAGAGATGGTCAGAAGGAGGTGTTCATGTATGATGATGGTGATCAATACAACAACGGCCGTACTGGTCAAGATGAGCAGTTCAGAGGACGCGTCTCTCATTTTCCTGATCAGCTGCAGTTCGGTGACGCCTCCATAGTTATCAGAAATACAAAGGTGACTGACAGTGGAAACTACACCTGTGATTTTCCACGTCTTCAGCCAATAAGACGAGGCCTTATTGAGCTGGTTGTTG atCCTGTT TTAAAGGACCGGACAGAGGAAAACATCCCAG GTGCATCTCCAAAGCCATCCATCATAACACTTAATCAGACAAAGGACTGGgctctgcttcagtgtgagGTTCAAGGAGCTTCTCCCAAACCACAGCTCCAGTGGCAGGACAGTGGTGGAAACATGGTTCCTGCTAAAGATCCACAGGTCACAGACAGAGGAGGCAGCTACGACATTATCCTCCAAACTACTGTGACCAAGACCGACCACTATCGCTGTGTAGCCACACAGGAGGAGATCAACCATCAGGTTCATGCTGAGACCTTTGTGCATCTGAATG GTGCAGCTCCAAAACCATCAATCACGACACTCGGTGAAACAAAATATGGCGTGCAGATTAAATGTGAGGTTCAAGGAGCTTCTCCCAAACCACAGCTCCAGTGGCAGGACAGTGGTGGAAACATGGTTCCTGCTAAAGATCCACAGGTCACAGACAGAGGAGGCAGCTACGACATTATCCTCCAAACTACTGTGACCAAGACCGACCACTATCGCTGTGTAGCCACACAGGAGGAGATCAACCATCAGGTTTATGCTGAGACATATGTACCTGTCCATG CTCCAGAGACTCCGACTGGATGGATTGTTGGTCCAGTTCTTGGGgcttttcttgttgttgttggtgctgttgttctccttgtgcttgtgaAGAAGGGTCGGATCAAACTAATTTCTGAGAAAG gtTCATCTGCACAGTCAGAGAGAAACTCCCTTAAAGACCCCAATTCTTCAGAGCAGCAAAATAACCAGGACATCTAA